The following are from one region of the Paenibacillus sp. JZ16 genome:
- a CDS encoding DNA topology modulation protein, translated as MKRIMIIGSGGSGKSTFSSKLSEVLGLPLYHLDAYYWKPGWVATPNHEWDEFQRELIQNDEWIIDGNYNRTIDIRISRADTIIFFDLPPWITTYRVIKRRIIYHGRTRPDLNEGCPEQLDWEFMKWVWNFRKYKRPGILEKLKKYEKEKNIIILKTPREVTNLIDKLNNKYE; from the coding sequence ATGAAAAGAATCATGATAATTGGATCTGGAGGATCAGGGAAATCTACATTCTCAAGTAAACTCTCTGAAGTCTTAGGCTTACCATTGTATCATTTAGATGCGTATTATTGGAAACCTGGATGGGTTGCAACCCCTAATCACGAATGGGATGAATTTCAAAGAGAGCTTATACAAAATGATGAATGGATTATTGATGGAAATTATAATCGAACAATAGATATTAGAATTTCTAGAGCAGATACAATAATTTTCTTTGATTTACCTCCGTGGATAACTACGTATAGAGTCATTAAACGAAGAATTATATACCATGGAAGAACAAGACCAGATCTGAATGAGGGATGTCCTGAGCAATTAGATTGGGAATTCATGAAGTGGGTATGGAATTTTAGAAAATATAAAAGACCAGGAATACTCGAAAAGTTAAAAAAATATGAAAAAGAAAAAAATATAATAATACTTAAAACACCAAGGGAAGTAACTAATCTAATAGACAAATTAAATAATAAATATGAATAA